GGGGGCGGTGGCGTCACCGTCACGCTGCACCAGCTCGCCCACTCCCGCGCCGGCGACAAGGGCGATCGTCTCAATCTATCGCTTTTCGCCTACGATCCTCGTCATTATGCGACATTGCTCGAACAGATCACCGAGCCGCGGGTATTGGCGCTATTCGCTTACCGTGGCGCGAGTCGGGTGCGGCGCTATCCGATGCCGGGGTTGGCCGGCATGAACCTGGTGATCGACGACGTACTTCAGGGCGGCGTCAACGGCGCGCTCAATCTCGACGGGCATGGCAAGACGCTGTCTTTCCTGCTGCTGGGGCTGACCGTCACGTTGCCACGACCCTTGTTGCCGGAGCGGTTGCTGGTGAAATGATCCCATGCGCAGGAACGAACGCCGTCCGCAGGGGCGGCGTGCTTCGTCTGAGTTGGCCGGAGTTCAGCGAAGCGACAGGGCCGCAGTGGCGGTCTCGCCGGACGCAGTGCGGTAGGCGTCGTCTTCCTCGGCGAGCACCTGCGGCGAGAAGCGCACCAGGAAGGTGAAGAAGGATGCCAGCATCACC
The genomic region above belongs to Halomonas zincidurans B6 and contains:
- a CDS encoding AtuA-related protein, with the translated sequence MSDTALDAAHDGGGGVTVTLHQLAHSRAGDKGDRLNLSLFAYDPRHYATLLEQITEPRVLALFAYRGASRVRRYPMPGLAGMNLVIDDVLQGGVNGALNLDGHGKTLSFLLLGLTVTLPRPLLPERLLVK